The Deinococcus metalli genome includes a window with the following:
- a CDS encoding branched-chain amino acid ABC transporter ATP-binding protein/permease, translating to MSARVAPAGRPPMRSLLGAALLAVALLLPVTLPLFQVTLLVNVMIFAIVAVGLVLLTGVVGLTSFGQAAFMGVGAYTTALLTAQHHVSPWLSLPVGLAITALIAWVLGLVTLRMQGHYLPLATIAWGISLYYVFGNTPALGGFTGITDIPPVPVLGARLTSPRTFAYLALAALLLVMALSTNLLRSRVGRAMRALRGGPVVGEAFGVNNVRLKIEVFVLSALFASVAGWLYAHAQRFVNPTPFSLAAGIEVLFMAVVGGVQSVLGAVFGAALITELREVLQDVLPALLRVHGNFEVIVFGILVIVILQFARRGLWPLIERLLPPEPPRLLPAGPALGTPTPPAPGTPLLTVEGASKQFGGLRAVDDVSFDLHAGEILGLIGPNGAGKSTMFNLITGVSAASAGRITFAGQDVTGADAGTIHRLGMARTFQHVRVLPDLTLLENAMMGGYARVRAGVPRSMLHLERAEEAALQQEAMTQLERVGLGAQAFALAGNLPLGQQRVLEVARALVAAPTLLLLDEPAAGLRYGEKQDLAALLRRLRGEGLTILIVEHDMDLVMNLVDRLVVMNSGRTLAEGTPAHVRGNPAVREAYLGVDVDAPGAA from the coding sequence ATGAGCGCCCGCGTCGCCCCTGCCGGACGCCCGCCCATGCGCTCGCTGCTGGGCGCCGCGCTGCTGGCCGTGGCGCTGCTGCTCCCGGTCACGCTGCCGCTCTTTCAGGTCACGCTGCTCGTCAACGTGATGATCTTCGCCATCGTGGCGGTCGGGCTGGTGCTGCTGACGGGGGTGGTGGGGCTGACCAGCTTCGGGCAGGCGGCCTTCATGGGCGTTGGGGCATACACCACAGCGCTCCTCACGGCGCAGCACCACGTCAGCCCGTGGCTGTCGCTGCCAGTCGGGCTGGCGATCACGGCGCTGATCGCGTGGGTGCTGGGGCTGGTCACGCTGCGGATGCAGGGCCACTACCTGCCGCTGGCGACCATCGCGTGGGGCATCAGCCTGTACTACGTGTTCGGCAACACGCCTGCCCTGGGCGGTTTCACCGGCATCACGGACATCCCGCCGGTGCCGGTGCTGGGCGCGCGGCTAACGTCGCCGCGGACCTTCGCGTACCTCGCGCTGGCGGCCCTGCTGCTGGTCATGGCGCTCTCGACGAACCTGCTGCGCAGCCGGGTCGGACGGGCCATGCGGGCGCTGCGCGGCGGGCCGGTCGTGGGCGAGGCCTTCGGCGTGAACAACGTCCGGCTGAAGATCGAGGTGTTCGTCCTCTCGGCGCTGTTCGCGTCGGTGGCTGGGTGGCTGTACGCGCACGCCCAGCGCTTCGTGAATCCCACGCCCTTCAGCCTGGCCGCCGGCATCGAGGTGCTGTTCATGGCGGTGGTCGGCGGCGTGCAGTCGGTGCTGGGTGCGGTGTTCGGCGCGGCGCTGATCACGGAGCTGCGCGAGGTGTTGCAGGACGTCCTGCCCGCCCTGCTGCGGGTGCATGGCAACTTCGAGGTGATCGTTTTCGGCATCTTGGTGATCGTGATCCTGCAGTTCGCGCGGCGGGGCCTGTGGCCCCTGATCGAGCGGCTGCTGCCGCCGGAACCGCCGCGCCTACTCCCGGCAGGACCAGCCCTGGGCACGCCGACTCCGCCGGCGCCGGGCACGCCGCTGCTCACCGTGGAGGGCGCCAGCAAACAGTTCGGCGGCCTGCGCGCGGTCGACGACGTGTCCTTCGACCTGCACGCCGGAGAGATCCTGGGGCTGATCGGCCCGAACGGCGCGGGCAAGAGCACCATGTTCAACCTCATCACCGGCGTCAGTGCGGCGTCGGCCGGGCGCATCACGTTCGCCGGGCAGGACGTCACGGGCGCCGACGCCGGCACCATCCACCGCCTGGGCATGGCACGCACCTTCCAGCACGTGAGGGTGCTGCCGGACCTCACGCTGCTGGAGAACGCCATGATGGGCGGCTACGCCCGCGTGCGGGCCGGCGTGCCGCGCAGCATGCTGCACCTGGAACGAGCCGAGGAGGCCGCGCTGCAGCAAGAGGCGATGACGCAGCTCGAGCGCGTCGGGCTGGGCGCACAGGCCTTCGCACTGGCGGGAAACCTCCCGCTGGGCCAGCAACGGGTGCTGGAGGTCGCGCGGGCGCTGGTCGCCGCCCCGACGCTGCTGCTGCTGGACGAGCCGGCCGCCGGGCTGCGCTACGGCGAGAAGCAGGACCTGGCCGCGCTGCTGCGCCGGCTGCGGGGCGAAGGTCTCACCATCCTGATCGTCGAGCACGACATGGACCTCGTGATGAACCTCGTCGACCGGCTGGTCGTGATGAACTCCGGCCGCACGCTCGCGGAGGGAACGCCCGCCCACGTGCGCGGCAATCCGGCGGTGCGCGAGGCCTACCTGGGCGTGGACGTGGACGCCCCGGGGGCCGCGTGA
- a CDS encoding carbohydrate ABC transporter permease, with translation MTTAAPADRPKKPISIGRIIAWILLALMVVISVFPVLIVLKTALTSNKDIFTESARLWPTRPTLINFERVLGLVSPEVAQAAGGSGSTISFASATWNSVVFTVLIVVGQTFFCAMAAYSFARLKFPGRDFIFTLFLIALMIPGIVLFIPNFITIKNLGWLNTMQGMVAPFILMSPFGVFFLRQFFLSLPRETEEAALIDGANPFTIFFRITLPMAQGPLVTLAILTTIGMWNEFFWPFLIAKDDHLFTLPVALQTFRTQTPQGSPDWSGLMAGTFIATVPVFILLIALGRRVVESLAFSGSK, from the coding sequence ATGACGACTGCCGCCCCAGCTGACCGCCCCAAAAAGCCCATTTCGATCGGCCGCATCATCGCCTGGATCCTGCTCGCATTGATGGTCGTGATCTCCGTGTTCCCGGTTTTGATCGTTCTAAAAACGGCACTGACCAGCAACAAGGACATCTTCACGGAATCCGCCCGCCTGTGGCCCACCCGCCCCACGCTGATCAACTTCGAGCGCGTCCTCGGCCTGGTCTCTCCGGAAGTCGCGCAGGCCGCCGGCGGCTCCGGCAGCACCATCAGCTTCGCCTCAGCCACCTGGAACTCCGTCGTCTTCACCGTGCTGATCGTCGTCGGCCAGACCTTCTTCTGCGCCATGGCCGCGTACTCGTTCGCCCGCCTGAAGTTCCCCGGCCGTGACTTCATCTTCACGCTGTTCCTGATCGCGCTGATGATCCCCGGCATCGTGCTGTTCATCCCCAACTTCATCACCATCAAGAACCTCGGGTGGCTCAACACCATGCAGGGCATGGTCGCGCCCTTCATCCTGATGTCCCCGTTCGGCGTGTTTTTCCTGCGGCAGTTCTTCCTGTCGCTGCCCCGTGAAACCGAGGAAGCCGCGCTGATCGACGGCGCCAACCCCTTCACGATCTTCTTCCGGATCACGCTGCCCATGGCGCAGGGCCCGCTCGTCACGCTGGCCATCCTGACCACCATCGGCATGTGGAACGAGTTCTTCTGGCCCTTCCTGATCGCCAAGGACGATCACCTCTTCACGCTGCCGGTGGCCCTCCAGACCTTCCGCACCCAGACGCCGCAGGGCTCGCCGGACTGGTCCGGACTGATGGCCGGCACCTTCATCGCCACCGTGCCCGTGTTCATCCTGCTGATCGCGCTGGGCCGCCGGGTCGTGGAATCGCTCGCCTTCAGCGGCTCGAAGTAA
- a CDS encoding ABC transporter substrate-binding protein, whose product MKKIATLTAALTVLAGPIASAAQAATTLQYWLWDSNQQPAYQSCATAFTKANPDITIKITQKGWNDYWTGITTGFVSGTAPDVFTDHLAYFPQFAANNQLVDLAPLIAKDKVATNIYYPGLKDLWGRDGKQYGLPKDWDTVGIFYNKDLLAKAGLKESDLANLTWNSKDGGTFQSTIAKLTKDKSGNNGLSAKFDKKNVAQYGYETGFGAGFNGQTEWAFLAATTGWKYNDGLYATKYYYNDKRFTDTIQWLADLNLKHGLIPSFQEVQSGSDSLFRAGKVAMVTNGSWMIGDYTGKLPFKVGVAPLPKGPNGKRMSMFNGLADSIWVGSKNQDAAWQWVKFLASPTCQNIVGNTGVVFPAIPAAAAASQAKSKSRGVDVAPFINQAKLPGGTFYFPITDHISEVNDIMSSAMQQVYLGKATAAAALPAANDKVNALFK is encoded by the coding sequence ATGAAGAAGATCGCCACCCTGACCGCTGCCCTGACCGTTCTCGCCGGCCCCATCGCCAGCGCCGCGCAGGCCGCCACCACGCTGCAATACTGGCTGTGGGACAGCAACCAGCAACCCGCGTACCAGTCCTGCGCCACCGCCTTTACCAAGGCCAACCCCGACATCACCATCAAGATCACCCAGAAGGGCTGGAACGACTACTGGACGGGCATCACCACCGGCTTCGTGTCCGGCACCGCGCCCGACGTGTTCACCGACCACCTGGCGTACTTCCCCCAGTTTGCCGCGAACAACCAGCTCGTCGATCTCGCGCCCCTGATCGCCAAGGACAAGGTCGCCACCAACATCTACTACCCGGGCCTGAAGGACCTGTGGGGCCGTGACGGCAAGCAGTACGGCCTTCCCAAGGACTGGGACACCGTCGGCATCTTCTACAACAAGGACCTGCTCGCCAAGGCCGGCCTGAAGGAAAGCGACCTGGCCAATCTGACCTGGAACTCCAAAGACGGCGGAACCTTCCAGAGCACGATTGCCAAGCTGACCAAGGACAAGAGCGGTAACAACGGCCTGTCGGCCAAGTTCGACAAGAAGAACGTGGCCCAGTACGGCTATGAAACCGGCTTCGGCGCGGGCTTCAACGGCCAGACCGAGTGGGCCTTCCTGGCGGCGACCACCGGCTGGAAGTACAACGACGGCCTCTACGCCACGAAGTACTACTACAACGACAAGCGGTTCACGGACACCATTCAGTGGCTCGCGGACCTGAACCTCAAGCACGGCCTGATCCCCAGCTTCCAGGAGGTGCAGAGCGGCTCGGACTCGCTGTTCCGCGCGGGCAAGGTCGCCATGGTCACCAACGGCTCGTGGATGATCGGCGACTACACCGGCAAGCTGCCCTTCAAGGTCGGCGTGGCCCCGCTGCCCAAGGGCCCCAACGGCAAGCGCATGAGCATGTTCAACGGTCTGGCCGACTCGATCTGGGTGGGCAGCAAGAACCAGGACGCCGCGTGGCAATGGGTGAAGTTCCTGGCCAGCCCCACCTGCCAGAACATCGTCGGCAACACCGGCGTGGTCTTCCCGGCCATTCCCGCCGCCGCCGCCGCGTCGCAGGCGAAGTCCAAGTCCAGGGGCGTGGACGTCGCGCCGTTCATCAACCAGGCCAAGCTGCCCGGCGGCACGTTCTACTTCCCGATCACGGACCACATCTCCGAAGTCAACGACATCATGTCGAGCGCCATGCAGCAGGTGTACCTCGGCAAGGCCACGGCCGCCGCCGCCCTGCCCGCGGCCAACGACAAGGTCAACGCGCTGTTCAAGTAA
- a CDS encoding LacI family DNA-binding transcriptional regulator, producing the protein MTRTTLKDVAAHAGVSHQTVSNVLNDHPSIRPETRARVLSSIQALDYHPNQAAKALREARVTTLCCAFFGHDPEQIGDPYRNLVQSAFIAEAQAHGYSVTTAFVNGGGATRATFDTLRQRFLQRQFGGAVIVGTTVTAEQHHTMRSWHLPAVLFDHHLPSPDAVGISADYHNGMQRLVDHHVQQGRRRLALILPPDDQGSTSVGRREGFEQACARASVHGRSVYGDWSYESGYAAMQALWADSDRPDAVLGGNDRMGTGALRAAHDLGISVPNDVSVSGFDDFEFAQFTTPSLTTVHIPHGDMARHAVRSLIQLLEGEPTQSRVFPLSLVVRESA; encoded by the coding sequence ATGACCCGTACGACCTTGAAAGATGTCGCCGCACATGCCGGGGTGTCCCATCAGACGGTCTCCAACGTCCTGAACGACCACCCTTCGATCCGCCCCGAAACGAGGGCACGCGTCCTCTCGTCCATCCAGGCCCTCGACTACCATCCCAACCAGGCCGCCAAGGCGCTGCGTGAAGCGCGCGTCACGACGCTGTGCTGCGCATTTTTCGGGCACGACCCCGAACAGATCGGTGACCCCTACCGCAACCTCGTGCAGTCCGCCTTCATCGCGGAGGCGCAGGCGCACGGCTACAGCGTCACCACCGCCTTCGTGAACGGGGGCGGCGCGACCCGGGCCACCTTCGACACCCTCCGCCAGCGCTTCCTGCAGCGGCAGTTCGGCGGCGCCGTCATTGTCGGTACCACAGTCACGGCTGAGCAGCACCACACCATGCGGTCATGGCACCTGCCCGCAGTCCTGTTCGACCATCACCTGCCCAGCCCAGACGCCGTCGGCATCAGCGCCGATTACCACAACGGCATGCAACGCCTCGTCGATCACCATGTCCAGCAGGGCCGGCGGCGGCTGGCGCTGATCCTGCCGCCAGACGACCAGGGCAGCACATCCGTCGGCCGCCGTGAGGGCTTCGAGCAGGCCTGTGCCCGGGCCAGCGTGCACGGCCGGTCGGTGTACGGCGACTGGTCGTACGAATCCGGCTACGCCGCCATGCAGGCCCTGTGGGCCGACAGTGACCGGCCTGACGCGGTCCTCGGCGGCAACGACCGCATGGGCACCGGCGCGCTGCGGGCAGCCCACGACCTCGGGATCAGCGTGCCGAATGACGTCAGCGTCAGCGGCTTCGACGACTTCGAGTTCGCCCAGTTCACCACCCCAAGCCTCACCACCGTTCACATTCCCCACGGCGACATGGCCCGCCATGCCGTCCGCAGCCTGATCCAGCTCTTGGAAGGCGAACCGACCCAGTCCCGCGTGTTTCCGCTGTCTCTCGTCGTGCGCGAATCGGCCTGA
- a CDS encoding carbohydrate ABC transporter permease: MTVQSDAIPAPAVTAGQRNTRRGSQEAMIGYLFILPAIIGFVLFYLYPAIRGFTISFTDWNLLSAPKNVGLDNYATAIHDPKFWSALAITVKYVLWNIPLQTILAILLAVAMDRLVKSMFIKGLLIVPYLLSSVLVALIFLWLLDPLLGIVNIWLSHTPIGKQAFFASETQAIPTIAMVNIWKYTGFNALLFYAGLQSIPRTVYEAAAIDGAQEWSTFWKITMPLLRPVTVFVLVTSVIGSFQIFDTIAVATQGGPADATKVLVFYIYQNAFSFFKMGYATAMSMLLFALLVVFTLVQMRLLRANESDLD, translated from the coding sequence ATGACCGTTCAGTCCGACGCCATCCCCGCTCCAGCCGTCACGGCCGGCCAGCGAAACACCCGGCGGGGCAGCCAGGAAGCCATGATCGGCTACCTGTTTATTCTCCCCGCCATCATCGGCTTCGTCCTGTTCTACCTGTACCCCGCCATCCGCGGCTTCACCATCAGCTTCACGGACTGGAACCTCCTGAGCGCTCCCAAGAACGTCGGCCTGGACAACTACGCCACCGCCATCCACGATCCCAAGTTCTGGTCCGCCCTCGCCATCACCGTCAAGTACGTGCTGTGGAACATCCCGCTCCAGACCATCCTGGCGATCCTGCTGGCCGTCGCCATGGACCGGCTGGTCAAGAGCATGTTCATCAAGGGCCTGCTGATCGTGCCGTACCTGCTCTCCAGCGTCCTGGTCGCCCTGATCTTCCTGTGGCTGCTCGACCCTCTGCTCGGCATCGTGAACATCTGGCTGTCGCATACCCCGATCGGCAAGCAGGCGTTCTTCGCCTCGGAGACCCAGGCCATTCCCACCATCGCCATGGTGAACATCTGGAAGTACACCGGCTTCAACGCCCTGCTGTTCTACGCCGGCCTGCAGTCCATCCCGCGCACCGTGTACGAGGCGGCCGCCATCGACGGCGCGCAGGAATGGTCCACCTTCTGGAAGATCACTATGCCGCTGCTGCGTCCCGTCACCGTGTTCGTGCTGGTCACGTCGGTCATCGGCTCGTTCCAGATCTTCGACACCATCGCCGTCGCCACCCAGGGCGGTCCGGCGGACGCCACCAAGGTGCTGGTGTTCTACATCTACCAGAACGCGTTTTCCTTCTTCAAGATGGGCTACGCCACCGCCATGAGCATGCTGCTGTTCGCCCTGCTGGTCGTCTTCACCCTGGTGCAGATGCGCCTCCTGCGGGCCAACGAATCGGACCTCGACTGA
- the melA gene encoding alpha-glucosidase/alpha-galactosidase, which produces MTAPKIAMIGAGSTVFAKNLLGDILSFPELGGADIRLFDINQERLDVTEQVAHRVATAVGARPTVSATTSREQALDGADFVINMIQVGGYQPATVTDFEVPKQYGLRQTIADTLGIGGIMRALRTVPVLADMSRDMERLCPDALHMNYVNPMAMNVWGLARLSPRIKTVGLCHSVQHTAEELAKDLGIPVEEIDYLCAGINHMAFYLKFEHQGQSLYPRLMELAESGKVPEWNRVRYEMLRRLGYFVTESSEHFSEYVPYFIKRGRDDLIEKFNVPLDEYPRRCVSQIGGWEDLRVKLQNPNEPLEVKRSVEYGSLIIHSMVTGQPRVVYGNVMNSPVQHDGTAGHGKLISNLPDECSVEVPCLVDRQGIQPTRIGRIPPQLAGLMQTNVNVQALTVEALVTGNREHIYHAAMLDPHTSAELDLDQIWALTTDLLAQHGDFIPQELQAAD; this is translated from the coding sequence ATGACTGCACCCAAAATTGCCATGATCGGCGCCGGCAGCACCGTGTTCGCCAAGAACCTGCTCGGCGACATCCTCAGCTTCCCCGAACTCGGCGGCGCAGACATCCGCCTGTTCGACATCAACCAGGAGCGCCTGGACGTCACCGAGCAGGTCGCGCACCGCGTCGCGACGGCCGTGGGCGCGCGCCCCACGGTGAGCGCCACCACCAGCCGTGAGCAGGCCCTGGACGGCGCGGACTTCGTGATCAACATGATCCAGGTCGGCGGCTACCAGCCCGCCACGGTCACGGACTTCGAGGTGCCCAAGCAGTACGGCCTGCGCCAGACCATCGCCGACACCCTGGGCATCGGCGGGATCATGCGCGCGCTGCGCACCGTGCCCGTGCTGGCGGACATGAGCCGCGACATGGAGCGGCTGTGCCCGGACGCGCTGCACATGAACTACGTCAATCCCATGGCCATGAACGTGTGGGGCCTGGCACGCCTGTCGCCCCGCATCAAGACCGTGGGCCTGTGCCACAGCGTGCAGCACACCGCCGAGGAGCTCGCCAAGGACCTGGGCATCCCGGTCGAGGAGATTGACTACCTGTGCGCGGGCATCAACCACATGGCCTTCTACCTCAAGTTCGAGCACCAGGGCCAGAGCCTGTACCCGCGCCTGATGGAACTCGCCGAGTCCGGCAAGGTGCCCGAGTGGAACCGCGTGCGCTACGAGATGCTGCGCCGCCTGGGGTACTTCGTCACCGAGAGCAGCGAGCACTTCTCAGAGTACGTGCCGTACTTCATCAAGCGCGGCCGTGACGACCTGATCGAGAAGTTCAACGTGCCGCTCGACGAGTACCCGCGCCGCTGCGTGTCGCAGATCGGCGGCTGGGAAGACCTGCGCGTCAAGCTCCAGAACCCCAACGAGCCGCTGGAGGTCAAGCGGTCCGTCGAGTACGGCTCGCTGATCATCCACTCAATGGTGACTGGCCAGCCGCGCGTGGTGTACGGCAACGTGATGAACAGCCCCGTGCAGCACGACGGTACGGCCGGTCACGGCAAGCTGATCAGCAACCTGCCCGACGAGTGCTCCGTCGAGGTGCCCTGCCTGGTCGACAGGCAGGGCATCCAGCCCACCCGTATCGGCCGCATTCCCCCGCAGCTCGCCGGCCTGATGCAGACGAACGTCAACGTGCAGGCCCTGACCGTCGAGGCCCTGGTCACGGGCAACCGCGAGCACATCTACCACGCAGCGATGCTCGACCCGCACACCAGCGCCGAACTGGACCTCGACCAGATCTGGGCGCTCACCACCGACCTGCTCGCCCAGCACGGCGACTTCATTCCGCAGGAACTCCAGGCCGCCGACTGA
- a CDS encoding branched-chain amino acid ABC transporter permease: MQMFDPSIFPILAADGLTNGAVYALLALATVLVFAVTRIIYIPLGEYVVFGTLTLAALQTGQVPGTLTLLLTLLGLATVAQVAGQLRAGRARAGLLTLAAAVGMGLGLWLVLHALAPLRLGLWADCALTLLLVAPLGPLLYRVVYQPLQNATVLVLLIASVALHLVLSGLALVYFGPEGSRTPPFVEGQLRLGQVILSQQSLLVIAVSALLMLGLYVFFGRTMVGKALRATAVNRVGARLVGISPSSAGTLTFFLAALIGALSGMLIGPSVAMTYDSGFLIGLKGFVGAIIGGLVSFPLAAAGAVLVGLIESFASFSLSAWKEVIVFTLILPVLLWRSLVTRHVPEDEE; encoded by the coding sequence GTGCAGATGTTCGATCCGTCGATCTTTCCCATCCTGGCCGCCGACGGCCTGACCAACGGCGCGGTGTACGCGCTGCTCGCGCTGGCGACCGTGCTGGTGTTCGCGGTGACCCGTATCATCTACATCCCGCTCGGCGAGTACGTGGTGTTTGGCACGCTGACCCTGGCCGCCCTCCAGACCGGACAGGTGCCAGGCACGCTGACCCTGCTGCTGACCCTGCTCGGCCTCGCCACGGTGGCGCAGGTGGCCGGGCAGCTCAGAGCGGGTCGCGCGCGTGCCGGTCTGCTCACCCTCGCTGCGGCGGTAGGCATGGGCCTGGGCCTTTGGCTCGTGCTGCACGCGCTGGCGCCGCTGCGCCTGGGGCTGTGGGCGGACTGCGCGCTGACGCTGCTGCTGGTCGCGCCGCTGGGCCCACTGCTGTACCGGGTGGTGTACCAGCCCCTCCAGAACGCCACGGTGCTCGTGTTGCTGATCGCGTCGGTCGCGCTGCACCTGGTGCTCTCCGGGCTGGCGCTGGTGTACTTCGGGCCGGAGGGATCGCGCACGCCGCCGTTCGTGGAGGGCCAGCTGCGGCTCGGGCAGGTGATCCTCAGCCAGCAGAGCCTGCTGGTGATCGCGGTCTCGGCGCTGCTGATGCTGGGGCTGTACGTGTTCTTTGGACGCACCATGGTCGGCAAGGCGCTGCGGGCCACGGCCGTCAACCGCGTCGGGGCACGGCTGGTGGGCATCAGCCCGTCGTCGGCCGGCACCCTCACCTTCTTCCTCGCAGCCCTGATCGGCGCGCTGAGCGGCATGCTGATCGGGCCGTCCGTCGCCATGACCTACGACAGCGGCTTCCTGATCGGTCTCAAGGGCTTCGTGGGCGCCATCATCGGTGGGCTGGTGAGCTTTCCTCTGGCGGCAGCCGGCGCGGTGCTGGTCGGCCTGATCGAGAGTTTCGCGTCCTTCAGCCTGTCGGCATGGAAGGAAGTGATCGTGTTCACGCTGATCCTGCCGGTGCTGCTGTGGCGCTCGCTGGTCACCCGCCACGTCCCTGAGGACGAGGAATGA